TTTGGGGTATCGCCAGCCGTACCCTTTCATGTAGTTTACACTGATGGCATACCAGCCCGGTGGCGGTTGGAAATTAGTGCTCTGTTCTTCATTCACGGGAGGCAATAGATAATCCATACCCAGGTCCCGTGGATCAAAATAGCTGTAATAGCACATGTAGAAAGGTTTTGCCTCAGGGTGGTCCCTAATCCATTGCTTTAAAAAAAGTAAGTCTTGTCCCCAATCGATATTACTGTGGAGCAAGTGCTGATGACCGTTATATGGACCTCTAACAAGTTCGTTGAAATAAGCTAGGGAGTGAGGATAGATCCATATACTGCAGCCAAGAGCCCAAGTAAGACTAATACTGGTTACTAAAGCAGCAATCTTTTTCTTTTCAATAAACCACAAAGCTGATTGCCCCATCCAGATAAAGGCGAAGGGAAAGATTGGCAACACATAGCGCATGTGATGATTGAAACCGGTCTGGGAACTGACCAGGATGAGAACGGTCAGTGCTGGAACTGCCAGAACGAAGCCATTCTGCCAGGTTGTCCTGACAGAAGAGCCAAGCCAGCAGGCATGGACCATAGTGAGACCAAAGAGAATCCAGTAACCCAAGGGCACTTTGATCGTCAGGGCATATAGATAGTAGTACCACCAGCCCTTGTCGCGAAATTCGCCACGTAAGTAGGATTCGCGGCCGAAATCTTCGAAGTCCTTTTTCTGCACATCAATCCCTAGCAAGTAATTGCTGGGAAGCGGAACTGGTAGTGCTCCGATCCAGGAATCCTGGAAACGGTTCTGCCTCTCCGAAATCACTCGCTCCTCTTTGTCTCTCTCAACGTCGGTCAGCGTTTCGCTGACAAACTGGAATGCTTTGAGTTGAGTGAACGAACCTTCGAAACCGTAGCCCAGATTTAACAGATAGACGCCCAGCAACAGGATCGTTCCCAGTTGCAGGGCCTGTCGGTGCCAGGGAGTGTTGGGGGAGGTGGCCCTGGTAATGAACCAGACCAGCCAGATCAGTGGCCAGAGTCCAAACAGAATAATCCACGTCGACTTGGTCAGTTCTGCCAGCCCCAGTACGACGCCAGCGATGACCATCTGCATCCAGTGGGGGGACTGCAACCATTTCCAGAATGCATAGGTGGCGGCGAGGCCCAACACAGTTGCGCCGCAGTCTGGGGTAATGCATTGTCCGTGGGCAATGATATTTGGAGAAAAACACCAGAGCGTCAGAGAGAAGACTCCCGCCCAGGAGCCATACAGGTCTTTCGCCCAGCGGTAGCAGAGATAGCCTCCGAGGAGAGAAAAAGGAATACAGGCCCAGCGGGCTAGCGTCAGGTACCAGATGAACCGAGCGCCGTTCACGTGAATGAACTCTGGTCCCAGGGTGAAAACCGGGCGAGCTCCGGGCGATTCGTAAAAGCCGCTCCATTCGTATTTCGCATCTGAGAATAGGACGGGCAGGGCAGCCACCATGCGCACCAGGGGTGGATTGACCCGATAGAGTTCAAATCGAGCAAACTTCCAGTGACTGATACCGGCAACCAGATGGGCGTGTTCATTCAGATTGGGGCTGTGCTTTGTCGCACTCCAGGCTAACAGGCCCGCGTGTACTGTGAGCAGCAAGGCTACCAGGGCTTTGACGGTGGTCGATGCCGCGGGTTGCGTTTGATCTTCTGGGTTGTGCATGCTTGTCTGGGGCATCAACCTGCCTCCGAACTCTGACTCTGTGTGGAATTTCGTTTCCTGGGGGAGAAACGACGCTTGAGAGATATCAGTCCGACTGCAGCGAGCAGTACTGCTGAGATCAGTAGCCAGAGAGGCAGGCCGCCTTGATCTGGTCTGCTGAAGTGATTCAACAGGTCCAACTGCGCTGTTTCATGAACGGCGAGGGGACGCGGCTTTCCGTTTTCCTGTATCAGTGAATTCCGCTTCTGAATTTCATCGATAACATAAGTGCCCGGGGGATAGGTCAGTTGGAACGCATTCGGATCAATTTGCTCTGGGACTTCGAGTTCGACGTATTCACAATGCACAAATTGCATCGAACGCCTGCGTCCCGGATAATCTTCGAAATGGCTCTTTAAGATCAGGGTCCAGCTCTCCGGCAGCCAGCCATGCTCGGGTGTATTCTGGTATTGAATATCGACCTGTTCCATGATCTTTCCCTCCCGTAAGAGAAGATTTCGTAGAATGCTGGCGTCGCGCTGCTGATCCACCCAGCAGCGTCCCGTCATCCCGCAGGGACCTGGATATTCCAGGACGACACAGCTGCGTCCCCGCAGGCGGGCATCGGTTTGAATAAGCTGAAATGCAGAGGGGGAAATCGGATTTTGTTCCAGACCGAACGGACGCACGGCCAGAAGCCAGGGACGATAGAGAGACTGTGCCACCCAGGGATGCCGGCCTTCACTAATCTGATCGACTGCTGATAACCGGGTGAAATCGGTGCCACCCGCAGCTGCATGAAAATAGTCTGTCAGTCGTTTGCCGTCGAAGAGGCTGGTCAGTTGATGCGGCGGTCTCAGTTGCGGATGATCTTCCGTAAAACCCTGTTCTCGTGCGAGCGCAAACGCCTTGCTGTTATCACTGCCGGAAAGTCCCTTGTGGCGGACTTGCGAATAGCCGGAGAATTCCAGCTGTGCATCCTGATGCAAGCGCGGCGATTCAAAACGAACCTTGCCTTCTGAGAGTGAGAGCCGGTGCGGTTCGCTGGAAGTAGAACGGGAGGGACTACTATCGTCTGTTTGATAAGTACTCCAGACGAATTCCGGTTGCCCGCGATCGATTTCCCAGACGACATTCAAATAGCGGATGGATTTCTGGCGGGTCTGCCAGATCGAGAGGATTTCGGAAAGGATCTGCTTTTGATCGGAAGTCTCAGCCCCATGTGCCGACTGGCCTAATAGTGCGGCACTACAGGCTGCAAAAGAAAACAGTACCCCCATCATCAGCATGGTTCGTCTTGTTCGCCCGAGGTCCAGTGCTTGCATGGTTATTCCAACTCCCGGATGCGAAAATATCTCCATTCCACACTTCCCGCTGCTTCCGGCAATCCCAGGGACAGAGTTCCATTCAATTCCTGAGTCTGCACTGGAGAAAGGGAAAACAGCTCCCAGCCATTGAGAAGTACCTTCATTCCCGAATAGTCCACTTTGATTCGAAGGTCATTCCAGTCATCTGGCAGGAGTGCATGTTGGGCCAGGTTGTCAGAATCGGTCAGCCATTGCTCACCAGGCTCATCAATGACCGAACTGCTGCCTGTCTGGGGCAGTACGATCTTCATTTTGAAGAATCCAGGATCGTCGTTCTGATCGGCTTTATAGAATTTCAGACAACAACCAGAGCCCCGTTGAATCTTAAATTCAAAGTGCAGTTCATAGTTTCGGTAGGGGTTTCGAAAAAGGGCATCAGCTTCAGTAGCCGACGCTGTTCCTGCAGAATTAAGTATGCCGCCCCCGGAAAGATTCCAGGCAGGAGAGGGGAGTTGCCAGTGTTCAGGGGACGTTTCGGGAAAAACCGTTTGAAACTTCGTCTGATTCAAATTCTCCGTACGGTTCTGAGCGAGCAGCCAGCGGAAGACAGCCGGGCAGCGATTCGTAAAATTCCAGGCATCATGCTTCCACCATTCCTCGGACAGATTCCCGTTCAGCTCAGTAAAATGGGGGCTGAACCCCATTTCCAGCAGATCCTGAAACAACTTTCGGTACTGTTGCCCTGAGCGGGTATTATCGCCCCGTACATACACATTCCAGACGGGGGTCTGAGTTTGCACGACTCGTTTCATCAGTTCCGGCTCACAGCTGGCCGAAATGGGGACTGTTGCTGCGAAACGCTCCGGATGAGCATCCACAATAGACCAGCTTTGATCGCCTCCCCGGGAGATTCCTGTCACCGAAATTCGATCTGGATCGATATGATATTCCTCTATCATGAAATCCAGCATTTGATCCACATTTTGAAAAAATGCTTTCTGACTGTAAGCAGTGTTCGCAGGTGGTTCCTGAGGAAACAGGACCACAAACGGAAAGTTGCGTTTCGTTTCCCAGATCGCAGGGCCAATCCCGGCAACGAGAGACTTTGTGCCATCGGTGCCCCGTTCTCCCGCGCCATGCAGGAACAGGATCAGCGGAGGCTTTGACTCTGGTGGCAGATCAAAGGGGACATAAACAACATAATTGTGTGTGACACCTTGATCGTCGGTAAATTCCCGTTTCACAAAGCCCCGTTTTCCGCTGTTCTGAAAGCGTTCCCACTTTTTTGAAAACCAGGTGCTTGAGGCAGGCTGAAGCAACAGAAGACCTGCATTTATCAATAGTAGAGCCACTAAAATTATGATGACGAGATAAAATCTGCGGAGCATGGCTTCTCTTAACGTAAACTTCTATTCGACAGTCTGATTGGAGAAATGAACTTTGGTCAGAGAGAGGATTATATATTCGCTGAAATCAGGGGGCTGAAGAAGTCTGACTTCCATCACGTGTATGCATCGAGTACCAGGTGTTGATATCAACAGAATCATTTATGAAATGCACACTACCATCACCCATCAGGACAAATACGCCACCAGGATGCATGCTGCGGGCCGTTGCCTGAGAATTGGACTCGATCGGTTTATTCACGTGGCAGGGCATTCCCTGAGCTATGAGTTCTGAATCACTGAATAGCGAGCCTTTCAGTGCACTGCAGCCGACAATATCGTCGGCTCCTGCACTGTTATTATTAGGACCATATGAATCTTCTCTCCGCCCTACTATCCCATGTCGAGCTGTTGCACTGGCCCCGATATACCCGAGTGCCCAGGTGCCCCGCGGGTCAACGGGATGTATGCCGGCTCTCACTTCTTCGGCTACGACCACATTGGACTGACCGGCTTTGAAATCTTTAAACTGAAACGATTTATTGAATCCGCCGGCCCCCGATCCCCAGAGCACGCTGTTTTCGTTTGCCAGATCCGCAGAGTCGACGAAGAAGCCATCATCACAATCAGGTTGCATCCCGCGTGCACATGCTCGATCGGGCCCGAAGTTCATCGCATAGTTTCCACGAGAGTACATATTATTGGCAGTTCCAGCCAGATAATCTCTCTGATATTGATTGCCGGATTCACTTTGAGGGTCACTCGGACACTTCAGTATCGAGAGCTCAGCAGTTCGAACTTCGACATTGTCACCATCTGCCACAGGCCGGTTAAACTGATACTGGTTGTAGAGCGTAGACTGTTCGAGTTGAGGTAACAGCATGACCAGCCAGTTGGCGTACATCCGGCTCGGCTCATTTCCCGGGGAAGCTCCTATCGCCACGCGATCGTAGAGCCCGATGGGGAGTTCTCCTCCTCCAGCCGGTTCTCCGGGAGAGCCTCCCCAGACAGCCAGTGGGGGAAGTGTCTGAAACTGTTCGTGATAATTGTGTAGTGCCAGTCCAATCTGCCTCAGATTATTCTGACATTGGGTTCGACGAGCTGCCTGACGCGAGGCTTGAATTGCTGGTATTGCCAGGGCAATTATAATACCGATCACGGCGATCACGACCAGAAGTTCAATCAGGGAAAAACCTCTTCGATGTTTCATGTTCATCTCCTGCTGGTCAGTAGTGCTGACACTTAAAGCATCTCATTTAAAGGAAGGTCACAATTTCATTTTATCTCTGGCCGTTCTGGCATGCGGGGCATCAGAAATTCACTGTTCCCTGCTAAGTTCTTATTTTTTTGACAACAAACACAGCCCCTAATCCAACGAGGGCAACATCGAGTACTATGAATACCATACCGAGCAGGCCCATCATATTCACAGGCAGAGGCGTTCCCGAAGCAGAATGTACCAGCCGTTCTGCTTTACTCATATGAACGGCGAACTGCTTCTCAGACGAACTGGGGATTTCTCGTGCATCATCCAGCATCCGAGGCAGGCAGTCCCTGCCCGCTCTGAGGAGTTCCATTGTGTAAGGATCATTCGTGGTTGCGACTTTCTCGATGCTCTGGTTGATCTGCATGATTTTCGGTTTGACGCCTGCTTTAAACTCATCCCACTGTCGAGCATCCAGATCCATTTCTCGTAGCCTCCGTAAATCGAACCAGATATTGGAATAGGTTTCATAAGCAATGCTGCGATGGTACCAGTCAATGGCATAGTAATTGACTGTCAGTCCAGAAATTATCATCAACAGCAGAGGGACAAGAACCCAGGGACGAAAAACGTATTTGAAGAATTCCAGCTTCTCTGCCAGAAATTCTGTAATATTGGAGACGAGTTCACGCAACCAGTCCAGATTGAGTCGGGAAGTGAATCCTGCGAATCGACTCAGAACGGTTTCATCTTCCTCTTCTGCACTGGAGAAAGCACGACGAATTCCACGTTCTGCCAGCAGATTAGCCGCGGCACGAGATGCCGATTCTGAATCAGGTTCCACTTCCTGTTTAAAAATTAGTATAGGAAATGCTCTTGCTGGGAGCCAAGTATGGGAAGATTCAGGGCGAACTAAAGTTTCGGGGCTTATCCTCTTTTTCTTAATCAGAAGTTGGAGATCATGGCAAGAAATCGGGCCATGAATTTGATCGGGAAGCTTCAAATACCAGCGAACTGATTGATCAGGTATTGAATCCATCGAGCGACTCCAGAGAGGAACACATCTGATTCGCCAATCGTGGTGAACTAGGATCGGTATTCAGATTGCAGCGCTATTTTAAACACAAATGAATTGGTTTTGAACTTCTTTTTGCAAAGTGATTGATTCGAAGAGAAGGAATAGATCAATGAATAATAATTAGTCTCAATTACAATATATTATTCTAAATTAAGGCCGTATTGTGATCTGTTACTATCAATATTTTTGTAAGGAAATGATGAACCCCAGGAATTGATGAATCTAAGACGTTATTCAACGTTAGGCTGATCTTGAAAACGATTCTTTGGTTTAGATCCTGGGACAAATAGGTTTAACATCCACCCAAGAATAAAGAGAATAAATATCATGGAAGAGGTATATTTACTTTGTGTTGTTTTTTTATTCTTTTTTGAGATTTTCGCTGATGCATAATTTAACATACGTGTCATGCAGTCTAATCCACCAGGTATTAATGTAGTTTCACCTGTATCACGATTGATTATCATCGAACCAGGTTGTAGAGGGATGGAAAAGAAATCGTCTGGAACACTATTTACTTCGCAGAATTTAACTTTAGCTACCGTATGGATGTGGAGTTCTGGAAAGATGCGTTCAACTGTGTGGGGAATCAGTATCCCATTTTCTTTTCGATAGTCTTTGAAGTGAAACGTAGCCCAGGGATGCACTCTGTTGTTAACGTTATGAAGAAGGTCACGCCGATAAGGTATCCCATTTTTTTTGCCAATATAGAGTCTGACTACATTTGGAATTTCCAATATATCGCATGCTCTACCCCTAACAATATCGGATCCTATTAATTGCAGCCTATGGTCTTTTAAAATATCAGGTAGAAAGCAAGGTTGGCCTCGAGTGGTAGGTGGTTTTGAGGCGTCAGTGTTAGGCCACCATCCAAGCGACTCAAAATACATGGTTTTTTGCACTTTCCACAAAAACTCTTGATTGGCATGTTTTTTTGTTGTTTCATATCTACGAGAAAAATGGAAAAAAAGGTCAAATACATCGCCGTTATAAAATTGGGTAGTGGAAAATGGGTCAAGATCTCTTGCCGATTTTGGACCATGCCAAATTGAAGAAAAACGCATTTCACCCTTAGCGGCATAGATTGAACTTACGATTTGATTTTTCGAACGGTTCAAATGCTGGCTTTCAATGAATACTGCAATATTCTTAAGGGAGTCATTCCAACGTTGGATTCGTTGAACAACATCATTAAGAGAATTTTTCTGGCCAGACTTAGAAAAAGCAATTGAGGTCCACAATAAACATGTGAGTGTCACCCATCCTAAGAAGATCTTTTTGCATATCATGTTTGGAGAGATAGTTACTTGATGGCTCATGAGATTATTTTCGTAATCTAAAATAGGAGACGATTAATCATGCACGGCTAAAATATTTTTTATAGAAAACAAAAATGAGTATCATGATTATGAACCCCACATTGAACCAAATAATAATACTATTCAACTTGGATCTCTTCGGTTCAGTCAGAGACTCTTTGGATTTACTTGCATCCTTCAAACGTGCT
This sequence is a window from Gimesia sp.. Protein-coding genes within it:
- a CDS encoding glycosyltransferase family 39 protein, which encodes MPQTSMHNPEDQTQPAASTTVKALVALLLTVHAGLLAWSATKHSPNLNEHAHLVAGISHWKFARFELYRVNPPLVRMVAALPVLFSDAKYEWSGFYESPGARPVFTLGPEFIHVNGARFIWYLTLARWACIPFSLLGGYLCYRWAKDLYGSWAGVFSLTLWCFSPNIIAHGQCITPDCGATVLGLAATYAFWKWLQSPHWMQMVIAGVVLGLAELTKSTWIILFGLWPLIWLVWFITRATSPNTPWHRQALQLGTILLLGVYLLNLGYGFEGSFTQLKAFQFVSETLTDVERDKEERVISERQNRFQDSWIGALPVPLPSNYLLGIDVQKKDFEDFGRESYLRGEFRDKGWWYYYLYALTIKVPLGYWILFGLTMVHACWLGSSVRTTWQNGFVLAVPALTVLILVSSQTGFNHHMRYVLPIFPFAFIWMGQSALWFIEKKKIAALVTSISLTWALGCSIWIYPHSLAYFNELVRGPYNGHQHLLHSNIDWGQDLLFLKQWIRDHPEAKPFYMCYYSYFDPRDLGMDYLLPPVNEEQSTNFQPPPGWYAISVNYMKGYGWRYPKNGFAYFQKYKPVDTAGYSIYIYRIPESDLR
- a CDS encoding family 16 glycoside hydrolase, which gives rise to MLQPASSTWFSKKWERFQNSGKRGFVKREFTDDQGVTHNYVVYVPFDLPPESKPPLILFLHGAGERGTDGTKSLVAGIGPAIWETKRNFPFVVLFPQEPPANTAYSQKAFFQNVDQMLDFMIEEYHIDPDRISVTGISRGGDQSWSIVDAHPERFAATVPISASCEPELMKRVVQTQTPVWNVYVRGDNTRSGQQYRKLFQDLLEMGFSPHFTELNGNLSEEWWKHDAWNFTNRCPAVFRWLLAQNRTENLNQTKFQTVFPETSPEHWQLPSPAWNLSGGGILNSAGTASATEADALFRNPYRNYELHFEFKIQRGSGCCLKFYKADQNDDPGFFKMKIVLPQTGSSSVIDEPGEQWLTDSDNLAQHALLPDDWNDLRIKVDYSGMKVLLNGWELFSLSPVQTQELNGTLSLGLPEAAGSVEWRYFRIRELE
- a CDS encoding DUF1559 domain-containing protein, coding for MKHRRGFSLIELLVVIAVIGIIIALAIPAIQASRQAARRTQCQNNLRQIGLALHNYHEQFQTLPPLAVWGGSPGEPAGGGELPIGLYDRVAIGASPGNEPSRMYANWLVMLLPQLEQSTLYNQYQFNRPVADGDNVEVRTAELSILKCPSDPQSESGNQYQRDYLAGTANNMYSRGNYAMNFGPDRACARGMQPDCDDGFFVDSADLANENSVLWGSGAGGFNKSFQFKDFKAGQSNVVVAEEVRAGIHPVDPRGTWALGYIGASATARHGIVGRREDSYGPNNNSAGADDIVGCSALKGSLFSDSELIAQGMPCHVNKPIESNSQATARSMHPGGVFVLMGDGSVHFINDSVDINTWYSMHTRDGSQTSSAP